The genome window CCCCGCCGCAGTTCGAGGACCGCGTCCGGCGTACGGGCCATGGAGGTCTCCAGTCGTGTGCTGAGCACCTGTCCGGTTCGCATCCAGCGTAGCCAGCCGCGTGATCACCGAGGCGGATCTCGGTGTGGGAGTTGCGTCCACATCGTCGCCCACGGCAGCTCCACACGGTTACGTGGTGATCGCAGAGAGCAACAGTTGGCGGAAGGACGCGGCAACGAATGAGCTTGTCCGAGGTTGACGCGCTGTTGACCGAGCTGCGCCGACAAGCGTGGGTGCTCTACGTCTTCGGGCCGAAGGAGGAACCGGAAGTCTTGGCCACCGTGCTGAGACGGCCGACCTGCGCGGGGAGGACGACGCCACCGCGTTCCGCGCTCCGACGATGGCGGGTGCGGACGTGTTCGCGCCCGAACTGGTGTCGTGGCAGTACCACTCGTCTGCCGTCTGGACGCTGCGTGCGGCGCTCACCCTGCCACCCCCTGGGCACGCCCAGGCACCGATAGCGGTGCTGAAGCCCGACCCGCTGTGCTTATTGCCTGCCGACCTCGGCCGACCCATCACCGTGCGACCGACTTCGCTCGCCGGAGCTCCTGCCCACACCAACTCGCCGGGATTCGGCGTCCATAGGCCCGGCTCGGTGTCGTTGCCTCCGAACCTCGGTATCGAGCCGCGCGGCTGGGCGGTGCATAACCGGAGCGCACCGCCCAGCCACATCCACACATGAGCACATCAGGAAGGAGGAAAGACCGCTGCAGGCGGGATGGGCCTTGACGAATCGGCGCAGTCCAGCACTGGCCGGAACTCGCGGCCCATTCCGCAAGAACTTCCAAGTCAAGTACACGTCAGGAGGAAACATGACCGCTGTCTTCGAACAGACAGCAGCACGAGCCTTGATACCCGATGATCTCTTCTCGCGGCTGGTCGAGCGCATCGCACGCGAGCACACCGAACTGGGCAGGGCCATTGCCGCGCGCATCATGGACCAGGCGCTTGCCTTCCTGGGGGCATGCGCTCGAAACCACGGTCAGCCGCTGGCTCCAAGCCCACTGGTGGACATCGGGTGGCACGAGTTCCTGATGTACACCTGCGAATACGCCGAGTTCTGCGACCGCGTCGCCGGCCGTTTCCTGCACCACGTGCCGGAAGACGTCGCCGGGTCGTCGCCCGCGGGTGACCCGATCGCGGTGCGACACCGCACCGTCGCGGCGATCGAACAGGCCGGGTACGTCGTCGACCGCCAGCTATGGTTCCTCACCGGCTCGATCTCGTGCAGCCAGTGCCACAACGGCTGCTACGACGACCCGCCGCCGGACCCGCCGCCGAAGAAGTGAGCACCGCCGATGATCCGACGTGACTGGGACGAACTGCCCGCAGGCGTGCGTGCCGCGATCGAGGACCAGTGCGGCAACGTGACGCGGGTGGTGCTCCCGGCCGCCGGACGGAATTCGGACGTGTCCGCCACCCTGCACACCGGTGGCGGACACGTCCTGTTCTGCAAAGGCGTCCGCCTCGACAGCCCGCGCGCGAGGATGCACCGGCACGAGGCACAGGTGAACCCGTACCTGCCGTTCGGGGTGGCGCCGGGTGTGCTGTGGCAGGTCGAGGTCGACGGGTGGTTGCTGCTCGGGTTCGAGCACGCGCCGGGGCGGCATGCCGATCTCACCCCCGGCTCCCCGGACCTGCCGCTGCTGGCTGACACGCTGCGCATGCTCGGTTCGGCGTTGACGCCTGCACCTGTCGAGGCTCCGCGACTGGCTGAGCAATGGGCGCGGCTGGCCGCGTGGCGGCGGCTGGCGCACGACCGGGAGACCGAGCCCGCAGGGTGGCTGCGGAACCGGCTTGCCGAGTTCGTCGACCGGGAACTTCGCGCGTTCGAGGCCGTCGACGGCGACTCCCTGGTCCACACCGACCTCCACCCGCTGAACGTGCTGGTATCCGATCGGGCTCGGGTGATCGACTGGGCGTGGTCGCGTCGTGCGGCGCCGTGGGTGGATGCCGCACTGTTGGTGTTGCGGCTCATCGATTCCGGCCACGCCCCCGAGGCCGCCGAACGCTGGGTTGCCGAAGCCGTGCCCGCGTGGTCGGCGGTGAACGAGGAGGTCCGCACCGACTTCGCCGTCGCTGTGCTCGGGGTGTGGCAGCACATGGCCCGCACCGACCCCGGCCTTCACCGCGTCCCGCTGGTGGACGTCGCGCGCCGATGGGTCGCGTACCGGCTCGGCGAGGTGACGCCGCCGCTGCTGGATGCGACGCGGTAGTCGGCCGCGGGTACGGCGATGGAGCACTGACACGTGGTGGGTCCGGGACGTTGAGGCCGCGCGAAGAGGCAAAGCTTCTCGGCTGATTGCGCTTTCCGATCGCGCCGACAACCAGCGGTGACGTGTTTGCGGTGCTCACCGCTGTTCCGCATTGCTCCGGTGCTGCGGGCGACCTCGGCCGTTCACCTGGAGTACAAGGACCGCTGTTGCACTCGGCTCTGTTCGGCGGAAGTCCGCCGGGGAGGGTGGAAGGTGCGCGGTGAGCGGTATCGAGCTACAGGGTGTGAGCCGTCGATTCGGTTCGGTCGCAGCGGTGGACGACGTGTGGCTGGACATCGCCGACGGCGAGTTCCTGGTGCTGCTGGGGCCCAGCGGTTGCGGGAAGTCCACGCTGCTGCGGATGGTCGCCGGGCTGCTGCCGCCGACCGGAGGCCGGGTGCGGCTGGCGGGTGCCGACATCACCGATGTTCCGCCGCAGGGTCGCGACCTCGCCATGGTGTTCCAGAGCTACGCGCTCTACCCGCACCTGTCCGTCGCTCGCAACCTCGGTTTCCCGCTGCGGGCGCGGCGTTGGCCGCGCGCCCGCATCCGGGCGAAGGTCGCCGAGGTGGCAGCCCAGCTCGACCTGGTGGAGCTGCTCGACCGCAAACCGCGCGAGCTGTCGGGTGGTCAGCGGCAGCGGGTCGCGTTGGGGCGGGCGCTGGTGCGCGATCCCGGCGCGTTCCTGATGGACGAACCGCTGTCCAACCTGGATGCGAAGCTGCGGGCCGGTACCCGTGCGGAGATCTCGGCTCTGCACCGGCGGCTGGGGGCGACGATGGTCTACGTCACCCACGACCAGGTCGAGGCCATGACGATGGCGACCCGGATCGCCCTGCTCAACGCGGGCAAGCTCGAGCAGGTCGGTACGCCCGCCGAGGTCTACGACCAACCGGCGACCACGTTCGCCGCCCGGTTCCTGGGTTCCCCGGCGATGAACCTGCTCGATGCCACCGTGCGCGCCGAGGGCGGCGGGCTCACCGCGCGTGCCGCCGAGGTCTCACTGGACCTCGGCATCGAGGGCGAGCTCCCCGAACGCGAGGTGGTGCTCGGAGTGCGGCCCGAGCACCTGCGTCCTGCCGCGGACGCGGAGGCAGGTATCCGCGCGCTGGTGACGGCGGTGGAGAACCTCGGTCACGAAGAGGTCGCCCACTGCGAGGTGGGCGCCTCCGCGATCTGCGTCCGCGGTCCCCGCCCGCTCGATCTGCGCCCCGGCGACCGGGTCGCCCTGACCGCCGACGCCCGGCACCTGCACCTGTTCGACCCCGGCAGCGGCCGCAGGCTGACCTGGCAGTCCGCCCCCGTCGCCGCCGGCGTCTGATTCCCCATCACATCGAGGAGAGTCCCATGAGAAGGTCCCTGGCCGCGGTCTCCGCGGCGATGGCCGTCGCGCTGACCGCCGCGAGCTGCGGGTTCGGCACGACCGACACCCCGGCGCCGGTCACCAGAGCCCCGGAGCTGGCCCCGGGCCAGCAGATCTCGATCGTCTTCGAGAGCTACAACTTCGGTCAGGCAGGTGCGTGGACCGACACCTTCAACGAGCTCATCGACGAGTTCGAGAGGACCCACCCCGGCATCACGGTCACCGCGCAGAAGCCGCAGGGCAACAGCGCGAACCCGGCCACCGACACGATTCCCAGCCTGCAGAGCCAGCTCACCGCGGGCAGTCCGCCGGACGTGGTGCAGCTCGGCTTCAGCGACCTGGACTTCGTGGTCAACCAGCTCGGCGCCGCGCCGCTCGACGACCTGGTCGGCAAGGACGAGGTGGCCTCGTTCATGTTCGGCGACAGCGTTTGTGCATCGGTTCGGGAGGCGTATGAGGAGGTCCGGAGGTCGGGGATGTGCGTGGAAAATGACGTCACTGCGTGGCGCTGGACGCCGAAGCTGCCTTGAGGCCAACGTAGGCGATCATGAGAGTGATGGCCCTTTGACCGCGTTCGTCGCAGAACAGGAGTTCCGTTGCGCTACTGCCACCGTCTGGCGACTCGTAAGGACCTGGCCGCGATCGTCGACATCTATAACCACGCGATCCTGGAGAAGGCGAGCACTTGCGATGTGGAACCGGTCAGCGTCGCTTCCCGGCAAGCGTGGTTCGATGCTTCGCATCCGGACCGCCACCCCATCTGGGTCGGCTATGACTCGCACGCCCCGCAGACCGTAACCGGGTACCTGACCTTCGATCCCTTCCTCAACGGCCGCCCCGGATACGACGTGACCTCAGACATCGCCGTGTATCTGCACCCCGAGCACCGTGGCCGTGGGCAAGGCACCTATCTGCTGGACGAAGCGGTCGCGCACGCCCCGAAACTGGGCGCGCGAACCCTGGCCGCGTCCATCTTCGCCAGCAACACCGCTAGCCTCCGACTCTTCCAGTCGCATGGCTTCCGTGAGTGGGGACGACTGCCGGGGGTTGCCGATCTGGGTGGCGGAGTGATCCACGACGTCGTCTTCGTCGGACGACCGGTAGGTAACTCCGCAGGGTGAAACGCCCGCCGCCACTGCAGCGACGGCCCGCTGCCGGGGACGGGCGACGGGCCGTCGAGGTGAGTCTGTGGCCGTCAGCCGGCTTTGGCCGGTTCCTCGGCTCGGGCGCGGGTCCTGGCCAGGCGGTAGGAGTCGGTGCCAGTCTCGATAATGGTGCCGTTGAAGGTCAGCCGGTCGACGATGGCCGCGCAGAGGCGGGGATCGGTGAAGGTCTTGGTCCAGCCGCCGAAGGACTCGTTGGAGGCGATCGCGACGCTGTTTTTCTCCTCGCGTTCGGTCAGGACCTGAAACAGCAGCTCGGCGCCGTGCCGGTCGAGTTCCATGTAGCCGAGTTCGTCGATGCAGAGCAGGTCGACGCGGCCGTAGCGGGCGATGGTCTTGTTCAGCTGCTTCTCGTCGGCGGCCTCGACCAGCTCGTTGACTAGCTTGGTGGCCAGTGTGTAGCGGACGCGGAAGCCTTTCATGGCGGCCTCGGTGCCCAGGGCGATCAGCATGTGTGACTTGCCGGTGCCCGAGTCGCCGATCAGGCAGAGCGGCTGGCTCTTCTTGATCCAGTCGCAGCTGGCGAGGGTGTGGACGGTAGCCGGGTCGATGTTCGGGTTGGCATCGAAGTCGAAGGTCCGCAGAGACTTCTCACGGGGGAAGTTCGCGGCCTTGATCCGCCGTTCTGATCGGCGGCGGGCTCGGTCGTCGCATTCGGCCATGAGTAGCTCGGCCAGAAAGCCGCGGTAGGTCAGCTGGTCTTTCACCGCCCGGTCGGCGATCTCGGTGAACTCGTTGCGGATCGACGGCAGCCGCAGCATGCGGCAGGCGGTGTCGATGGCGGCGTCGGCGGCCTGCTCGGTCAAGCCTCGCTGGCGGGGCAGGGTCACTGTGCTTCTACTCCTTCTCGGTGGTCACCATCGCTGGCGCGACGGCGTCGGAGTAACTGGTCATAAGGGGTCACTGACGGCAGCGGTCTGGTGTCGGGAGGCAGGTGAGCCAGTTTCCAGTCGTGCAGGAACGTCACAGTCGCTCCCGCCTGACCGCCGCGATCGCCCGTCGGCCGAGGGGGTGCCGGCAGTGGCTCGTCCTCGGTCTGAGCGGCCTTGCGGGCTTCCAGCGCGACCGCGTCCGCGGTCAGCGCTCCGGCCCGCAACGCCGCAGCCAGACCGGCGACCAAGTGCTCGTGGGCGATGTGCCGGCCCAGCAGCAGCACCTCGATCAGTGCCCGGGTGCCGTCTCGCTCGCCGTGGACCTTGCGGGCCCGGGCCCACCAGTCGTCGTGGACCGGGGTGAACTTGCCCGCCGAACGAGCTTGTTCCAGTGCGGTGGCCCCCGGGAACGCACCCGGTTTGCGGATCAGGGCCTCCAGGTAGTGGTCCAGCTCCAGGCGGCAGCCGCCCTTGGCGATCAGACGCTCATGCCGGGCCACTTCCACGTTCTGGTCGTAAACCACGAGGTGAGAGGCGTGCAGCACCACGCGGACCCGTTTCCCGATCAGTCGCACGGGCACCGAGTAGCGGTTGGTGCGGACCGTGATCTGGCTGTAGCGGTCGACCCGAGGAGTGAACACCCGGCCGGTTTCGAACGGCTCCTCCGGCAATGGCAACAACAGCGGCCGCTCGATGGCGAAGTACTCGTCGATGGTCCGCGGCCGCGCGCCGATCCGGCGCCGCCCGTCGTGCCGGTCCCACTGCTCGACCATCTCGTTGAGCTCGGCAAGCGAGGCGACCTCCGGCACCGGTGTGAAGTGGTTGCGACGGAAGTAGCCGATCTGGCCTTCCACCCCGCCCTTCTCGTGGGCGCCGTGGACACCGGGCCGGCAGTAGAAGCTCTCGATCCCGAAGTGCGACCGGAACGCGATCCACCGGTCGGTCTCCACCCTCGCCCTGCTCAGCCCCAGCACCTGGGCGACGGCGGCCTTGAGATTGTCGTAGCGGACCCGGCCCCGCGGAACCCCGCCAAGCGTCCGCAACGCATGCACGTGGCCCTCGAAGAACGCCTCCTGCCCGCACGAGGCGAACACCCGGTGGACGGCCTTGCCCGAATACGACAGGCGAAAAGAGAACAGGTAGCAGACCACCAGCTCGCCGGCGAGCCAGACCGACACGT of Saccharopolyspora erythraea contains these proteins:
- a CDS encoding glycine-rich domain-containing protein translates to MTAVFEQTAARALIPDDLFSRLVERIAREHTELGRAIAARIMDQALAFLGACARNHGQPLAPSPLVDIGWHEFLMYTCEYAEFCDRVAGRFLHHVPEDVAGSSPAGDPIAVRHRTVAAIEQAGYVVDRQLWFLTGSISCSQCHNGCYDDPPPDPPPKK
- a CDS encoding ABC transporter ATP-binding protein, whose amino-acid sequence is MSGIELQGVSRRFGSVAAVDDVWLDIADGEFLVLLGPSGCGKSTLLRMVAGLLPPTGGRVRLAGADITDVPPQGRDLAMVFQSYALYPHLSVARNLGFPLRARRWPRARIRAKVAEVAAQLDLVELLDRKPRELSGGQRQRVALGRALVRDPGAFLMDEPLSNLDAKLRAGTRAEISALHRRLGATMVYVTHDQVEAMTMATRIALLNAGKLEQVGTPAEVYDQPATTFAARFLGSPAMNLLDATVRAEGGGLTARAAEVSLDLGIEGELPEREVVLGVRPEHLRPAADAEAGIRALVTAVENLGHEEVAHCEVGASAICVRGPRPLDLRPGDRVALTADARHLHLFDPGSGRRLTWQSAPVAAGV
- a CDS encoding extracellular solute-binding protein; its protein translation is MRRSLAAVSAAMAVALTAASCGFGTTDTPAPVTRAPELAPGQQISIVFESYNFGQAGAWTDTFNELIDEFERTHPGITVTAQKPQGNSANPATDTIPSLQSQLTAGSPPDVVQLGFSDLDFVVNQLGAAPLDDLVGKDEVASFMFGDSVCASVREAYEEVRRSGMCVENDVTAWRWTPKLP
- a CDS encoding GNAT family N-acetyltransferase, which translates into the protein MRYCHRLATRKDLAAIVDIYNHAILEKASTCDVEPVSVASRQAWFDASHPDRHPIWVGYDSHAPQTVTGYLTFDPFLNGRPGYDVTSDIAVYLHPEHRGRGQGTYLLDEAVAHAPKLGARTLAASIFASNTASLRLFQSHGFREWGRLPGVADLGGGVIHDVVFVGRPVGNSAG
- the istB gene encoding IS21-like element helper ATPase IstB, translating into MTLPRQRGLTEQAADAAIDTACRMLRLPSIRNEFTEIADRAVKDQLTYRGFLAELLMAECDDRARRRSERRIKAANFPREKSLRTFDFDANPNIDPATVHTLASCDWIKKSQPLCLIGDSGTGKSHMLIALGTEAAMKGFRVRYTLATKLVNELVEAADEKQLNKTIARYGRVDLLCIDELGYMELDRHGAELLFQVLTEREEKNSVAIASNESFGGWTKTFTDPRLCAAIVDRLTFNGTIIETGTDSYRLARTRARAEEPAKAG
- the istA gene encoding IS21 family transposase, translating into MSKVELYAAIRRDHRAGMSMRALQRAYGVTWRTVRKAVDAAWPEPRKSLPPRPSALDPYKPVIDAILREDLDAPRKQRHTVTRIFHRLVEEHGAEVSYPMVRRYVADRKPQILVESGKAPVEAFVPQTHQPGMEAEVDFGDVSVWLAGELVVCYLFSFRLSYSGKAVHRVFASCGQEAFFEGHVHALRTLGGVPRGRVRYDNLKAAVAQVLGLSRARVETDRWIAFRSHFGIESFYCRPGVHGAHEKGGVEGQIGYFRRNHFTPVPEVASLAELNEMVEQWDRHDGRRRIGARPRTIDEYFAIERPLLLPLPEEPFETGRVFTPRVDRYSQITVRTNRYSVPVRLIGKRVRVVLHASHLVVYDQNVEVARHERLIAKGGCRLELDHYLEALIRKPGAFPGATALEQARSAGKFTPVHDDWWARARKVHGERDGTRALIEVLLLGRHIAHEHLVAGLAAALRAGALTADAVALEARKAAQTEDEPLPAPPRPTGDRGGQAGATVTFLHDWKLAHLPPDTRPLPSVTPYDQLLRRRRASDGDHREGVEAQ